The Aggregatilinea lenta genome includes a region encoding these proteins:
- a CDS encoding ATP-binding protein — protein MNDYPQWIPQIDRSRCTNCGDCIGACPAGTLAEINGKVAVVRPAACTYCAICETICPVSAIGLPYRISFITEPSGSH, from the coding sequence ATGAACGACTATCCGCAGTGGATTCCTCAAATTGATCGCAGCCGCTGCACCAACTGCGGCGACTGCATCGGCGCGTGCCCGGCAGGAACGCTGGCCGAGATCAACGGCAAAGTCGCCGTCGTGCGACCCGCCGCCTGTACCTACTGCGCCATCTGCGAAACCATCTGTCCGGTAAGCGCCATCGGCCTGCCCTACCGGATCAGCTTCATCACCGAACCGTCTGGATCACACTAA
- a CDS encoding cbb3-type cytochrome c oxidase subunit I, with the protein MPVLARWYIKAGLVYFVLALVAGVVLAVHPAWAGRLRPVYVHLLTVGWITQLIIGVGYWMFPKVTKARPRGSERLGWASFVLLNAGLILRAIGEPRVASGMQPEFGWVVALSAVLQVIAGWLFVINTWPRIKER; encoded by the coding sequence ATGCCGGTTTTGGCACGGTGGTATATCAAAGCGGGGCTGGTGTACTTTGTGCTGGCGCTGGTGGCGGGGGTCGTGCTGGCGGTTCATCCCGCATGGGCGGGGCGACTGCGTCCGGTCTACGTGCACCTGCTGACTGTGGGCTGGATCACGCAGCTGATCATCGGCGTCGGGTATTGGATGTTCCCAAAGGTTACGAAGGCGCGCCCGCGCGGCAGCGAGCGGCTTGGATGGGCCAGCTTCGTGTTGTTGAACGCGGGGCTGATTCTGAGGGCAATCGGTGAGCCGCGTGTCGCCAGCGGCATGCAGCCGGAGTTTGGCTGGGTCGTGGCGCTGTCTGCCGTGCTCCAGGTCATCGCGGGGTGGCTGTTTGTGATCAACACCTGGCCGCGCATCAAGGAACGTTGA
- a CDS encoding ABC transporter ATP-binding protein, with protein MNGPVIQVRDFRKVYGDFVAVDGISFDVRRGEIFGLLGPNGAGKTSTLESLEGLRAPDGGSLRVMDVDPAHQARKLHNLIGVQLQTSALPESIHVDEAMKFFCAYHDVDPRYDLLDRLGLTEKRKSQYHQLSTGQQRRLLLALAVAHNPPVLFLDEPTAGLDVATRVELHDLMRELQTGGTTIVLATHDMAEAEEMTDRVAILLAGKIAVTGTPLELTAAGAGLTKVSVRTENASLAGSGPAFPAVQHQTFKEDYHIYFSVDIGPTVSTIIDYVDAQQDTLIDLRVERPSLEDRFLEITTSGVSQ; from the coding sequence ATGAACGGCCCCGTCATTCAAGTTAGAGATTTTCGAAAGGTCTACGGTGATTTCGTTGCGGTAGACGGTATCAGCTTTGACGTGCGACGTGGCGAAATCTTCGGGCTGCTCGGCCCGAACGGCGCGGGCAAGACGAGCACGTTGGAGAGCCTGGAAGGGCTGCGCGCTCCCGACGGCGGATCATTGCGCGTCATGGATGTTGACCCTGCTCACCAGGCGCGTAAGCTGCATAACCTGATCGGCGTGCAGTTACAAACTTCAGCGCTGCCGGAGAGTATCCACGTGGACGAAGCCATGAAGTTCTTCTGTGCCTACCATGACGTGGACCCTCGTTATGACCTGCTGGATCGACTGGGTCTGACAGAGAAAAGAAAATCACAGTATCACCAACTGTCTACCGGCCAACAGCGCCGCCTGTTGCTGGCACTGGCGGTGGCCCATAATCCACCAGTACTCTTTTTGGATGAGCCTACTGCCGGTCTCGACGTGGCGACAAGGGTCGAATTGCACGACCTGATGCGCGAGCTTCAAACCGGAGGCACGACCATTGTCCTCGCCACGCACGACATGGCGGAAGCGGAGGAGATGACGGACCGCGTGGCTATCCTGCTCGCCGGGAAGATCGCGGTAACCGGCACCCCGCTGGAACTTACCGCGGCAGGGGCCGGACTGACCAAAGTCTCCGTCCGCACCGAAAACGCCAGTCTAGCTGGCTCTGGGCCGGCGTTCCCCGCAGTCCAACATCAAACCTTCAAAGAGGATTACCACATCTACTTCAGCGTCGATATCGGCCCCACCGTTTCGACCATTATCGATTACGTTGACGCGCAACAGGACACACTGATCGATCTGCGGGTGGAACGACCCTCTCTCGAAGACCGTTTCCTTGAAATTACCACGAGCGGAGTCTCTCAATGA
- a CDS encoding cupin domain-containing protein, translating into MDQSAPYIHFASLAGSIPEITPDTIVSRTLYTDDKVKVIVFGFAAGQELSEHTASMPAVIHILRGEADVTVGGDVLDGRPGLWVHMTPRLSHSIVARTDMVMLLLMFK; encoded by the coding sequence GTGGACCAATCAGCGCCTTACATTCACTTCGCAAGTTTAGCTGGCAGCATCCCGGAAATCACGCCGGATACGATCGTCAGCCGGACGCTGTACACGGACGACAAAGTCAAGGTGATCGTCTTCGGGTTTGCTGCCGGGCAAGAGTTGTCTGAACACACAGCATCTATGCCGGCGGTTATCCATATCTTACGGGGGGAAGCGGACGTTACGGTTGGCGGGGATGTGCTGGATGGGCGGCCCGGCTTATGGGTCCATATGACCCCACGCCTGTCGCACAGCATCGTCGCGCGCACCGACATGGTGATGCTGCTGCTCATGTTCAAGTAG
- a CDS encoding DUF2249 domain-containing protein, which produces MSQIATETLDVRDLIPLIRHRTIFQVFDQLKPGEAFMLVNDHDPKPLYYQFLHERTDQFSWEYVEEGPEDWRVYIGRVAAS; this is translated from the coding sequence ATGTCTCAGATAGCAACCGAAACCCTCGATGTACGCGATCTTATCCCGCTGATCCGGCACCGGACGATTTTTCAGGTGTTTGATCAACTGAAGCCCGGCGAAGCGTTCATGCTCGTCAACGATCACGATCCCAAGCCGCTGTACTACCAGTTCCTGCACGAGCGGACGGACCAGTTCTCATGGGAATACGTTGAAGAAGGGCCTGAAGATTGGCGCGTATACATCGGACGGGTTGCCGCGAGTTAG
- a CDS encoding molybdopterin-dependent aldehyde oxidoreductase, protein MRKIMLYVNDVPRTLVVDPAANLMDVLRRQLLLTGTKDGCEDGHCGACAVLVDGKYTLACVTKMSKIPDGAHVLTVEGIGTPDKLHPIQKAFILHGAAQCGFCSPGFVVSAKALLDANPAPTRAEVRDWFQKRHNVCRCNGYKPYVDAVMDAARVLRGEMPETALEYKPENGRVWGTNHPRPTAVAKVTGTLDYGSDLGLKMPPDTLRLALVQAKVSHANILSIDTSEAETMPGVHAVLTHKDVKGKNRITGLITFPTNKGDGWDRPILCDEKVFQYGDAIAIVCADTEDHARAAAEKVVVELEELPAYMSAPAAMAEDAIEIHPGTPNVYYEQRIAKGEETGPLMESAGYVVEDEFYLQRQPHLTVEPDVGLAYYDEEGRLTIHSKSIGLYLHHAMIAPGLGIEPEKLRLVQNPAGATFGYKFSPTMEALLGVAAMATGRSVFLRYNYQQHMTYTGKRSPFFVKMKFGADKDGKLIAMESDWSVDHGPYSEFGDLLTLRGAQFMGAGYDIPNIRGLGRTVATNHVWGSAFRAYGSPQAFLASESLMDELAEKMGVDPFELRYKNIYRPGATTPTGQAPEVYSFEEMFDLLRPKYQAALQRAEENSTDAHKKGVGISLGIYGCGLDGPDGAEAWAELTEAGVTIYNSWQDHGQGADMGTLGTAHEALLPLEIGPEQIKLVMNDTARVPNSGPSGGSRSQVMTGNAIRVACENLMEGMCKPDGSFRTYQEMVAEGLPLRYVGKWTASMASNCDENAQGAPFAIYMYGVFMAEVDVEVKTGKTTVDKFTIVADVGKINNKLVVDGQIYGGIAQGIGLALSEDFEDIKKHSTMLGAGVPFARDIPDDIEILYVETPRQNGPFGAAGVGELPLTSPHVAIVNAIKNATGVRITHLPARPEKVLAGLNNGSH, encoded by the coding sequence ATGCGAAAAATAATGTTGTATGTCAACGACGTGCCCAGGACGCTCGTCGTTGATCCGGCAGCCAACTTGATGGATGTGCTTCGAAGGCAGCTTTTGCTGACCGGCACCAAGGACGGTTGCGAAGACGGTCACTGTGGCGCGTGTGCCGTTCTGGTGGATGGGAAGTATACGCTGGCGTGCGTTACCAAGATGAGCAAGATCCCGGATGGTGCCCATGTTTTGACCGTCGAGGGTATCGGCACGCCGGACAAGCTGCATCCCATTCAGAAGGCTTTTATTCTGCACGGGGCCGCCCAGTGTGGCTTCTGCTCGCCGGGTTTCGTGGTGTCGGCCAAGGCCCTGCTCGATGCTAATCCCGCACCGACACGGGCAGAGGTACGTGACTGGTTCCAGAAACGGCACAACGTCTGCCGCTGCAACGGGTACAAGCCGTATGTCGATGCGGTGATGGATGCTGCCAGGGTGCTGCGCGGCGAGATGCCGGAGACGGCGCTTGAGTATAAGCCGGAAAACGGCAGAGTATGGGGAACCAACCATCCGCGCCCAACCGCCGTTGCCAAGGTGACGGGCACCCTGGATTATGGGTCTGACCTCGGTCTGAAGATGCCTCCCGACACGCTGCGGCTGGCGTTGGTTCAGGCTAAGGTGTCACATGCCAATATCCTGTCGATTGACACGTCCGAAGCCGAGACCATGCCGGGTGTGCATGCCGTGCTGACTCATAAGGACGTCAAGGGCAAGAACCGTATCACGGGGCTGATCACGTTCCCGACGAACAAGGGCGACGGGTGGGATCGTCCGATCCTTTGCGATGAGAAAGTCTTCCAGTACGGCGACGCGATCGCCATCGTGTGCGCCGATACCGAGGACCACGCTCGCGCCGCCGCCGAAAAAGTGGTCGTTGAGCTGGAGGAACTCCCGGCTTATATGAGCGCCCCGGCAGCCATGGCCGAGGATGCAATCGAAATCCACCCCGGTACCCCCAACGTATACTACGAGCAGCGCATCGCCAAGGGCGAAGAGACCGGTCCTCTGATGGAATCGGCAGGGTACGTGGTTGAGGATGAATTCTATCTTCAGCGCCAACCCCATCTGACCGTCGAGCCGGACGTGGGTCTTGCCTACTATGATGAAGAAGGTCGGCTGACGATTCACTCGAAGAGCATCGGCCTTTATCTGCATCATGCGATGATTGCACCGGGCCTGGGCATCGAGCCGGAGAAGCTGCGCCTCGTGCAGAACCCGGCGGGCGCAACCTTCGGCTACAAGTTCAGCCCAACGATGGAAGCCTTGTTGGGTGTTGCGGCGATGGCAACCGGACGTTCGGTTTTCCTGCGCTACAACTACCAGCAGCACATGACCTACACCGGTAAGCGGTCGCCGTTCTTTGTCAAGATGAAGTTCGGGGCGGATAAAGATGGCAAGCTGATCGCCATGGAAAGCGATTGGTCGGTTGACCACGGCCCGTACTCCGAGTTTGGCGACCTGCTGACGCTGCGCGGCGCGCAGTTCATGGGGGCCGGTTACGACATCCCCAATATCCGGGGACTTGGACGCACGGTCGCGACGAACCACGTCTGGGGATCAGCCTTCCGCGCTTATGGCTCGCCGCAGGCGTTCCTGGCGTCGGAGAGCCTGATGGACGAACTGGCCGAAAAGATGGGCGTGGACCCGTTCGAGCTGCGGTATAAGAACATCTACCGGCCCGGCGCGACAACCCCTACCGGGCAGGCACCGGAAGTCTACAGCTTCGAGGAGATGTTCGACCTTCTGCGTCCGAAGTATCAGGCGGCGCTCCAACGCGCCGAAGAAAACTCCACTGACGCCCACAAGAAGGGTGTCGGTATTTCGCTCGGCATCTACGGTTGTGGTTTGGATGGGCCGGACGGCGCCGAGGCCTGGGCTGAGCTGACGGAAGCGGGCGTCACGATCTACAATAGCTGGCAGGATCACGGTCAGGGCGCGGACATGGGCACGCTGGGCACGGCGCACGAGGCGCTGCTGCCGCTTGAGATCGGCCCCGAACAGATCAAGCTGGTGATGAATGACACGGCCAGGGTGCCCAACAGTGGGCCATCCGGCGGCAGTCGCAGCCAGGTGATGACCGGCAACGCGATCCGGGTTGCCTGCGAAAATCTGATGGAGGGCATGTGCAAGCCGGATGGCAGCTTCCGCACCTATCAGGAGATGGTGGCCGAGGGCTTGCCGCTGCGCTACGTGGGCAAGTGGACGGCGTCCATGGCGAGCAACTGTGATGAGAACGCACAGGGGGCGCCGTTTGCCATCTATATGTATGGCGTGTTCATGGCGGAAGTAGACGTCGAGGTGAAGACGGGCAAGACCACGGTCGATAAATTCACCATCGTCGCGGACGTGGGCAAGATCAATAACAAGCTGGTCGTGGATGGCCAGATCTATGGCGGCATCGCCCAGGGTATCGGGCTGGCGCTATCGGAAGATTTCGAAGACATCAAGAAGCACTCGACGATGCTGGGTGCGGGGGTGCCCTTCGCCAGGGATATCCCGGATGACATCGAGATCTTGTATGTGGAAACGCCCCGCCAAAACGGCCCCTTCGGGGCGGCTGGCGTGGGCGAGCTGCCGTTGACCTCGCCCCATGTGGCGATCGTCAATGCCATCAAGAACGCGACCGGCGTGCGCATCACGCACCTTCCGGCGCGCCCCGAAAAGGTGTTGGCGGGGCTTAACAACGGCAGCCACTAG
- the nirK gene encoding copper-containing nitrite reductase has protein sequence MTRNTRFPLALALVLAAAMFVTLTTGFALAKTSDPAANAGAAAAAATLEYTLLTGGDTGQLVFVGVGGDIDGVINPTLTANPGDVVKITMINGDGMLHDVVIDEFDVRTEQIADVDAQDSITFTVDEVGEYVYYCSVPGHRQAGMWGKLIVGTPTGDSATGADIVRNPADVPAPVGDREPQTVRVDLVAEEVIGQLADGTTMTYFTFNGQVPGPMLRVRVGDTVEVHLSNETSSQFPHSIDFHAATGPGGGAVYSNINPGETAVFSFKTLAPGLFVYHCATPSVAHHIASGMYGMILVEPEGGLDPVDREFYVMQGEIYTEEPYGTQGFVHFDHDKMLAEAPEYFVFNGAAAGLTADDTALHAAVGETVRIFFGVGGPNFTSSFHVIGEIMDRVYDQASLTSAPLTDVQTTLVPPGGATMVEFSLDVPGRFILVDHALSRLERGLVGYLMVDGDPDPAIFDGELTEGSGH, from the coding sequence ATGACACGCAACACACGCTTTCCGCTCGCTCTTGCCCTCGTCCTTGCCGCCGCGATGTTCGTCACGCTGACAACCGGCTTCGCGTTGGCGAAGACGTCCGATCCCGCCGCGAATGCGGGCGCAGCGGCCGCCGCCGCGACACTCGAGTACACGCTGCTGACCGGCGGCGACACCGGACAACTGGTCTTCGTCGGCGTCGGCGGTGATATTGACGGCGTCATTAATCCCACCCTGACCGCCAATCCCGGCGACGTGGTCAAGATCACGATGATCAATGGCGATGGCATGCTGCACGACGTCGTGATTGACGAATTCGACGTCCGCACCGAGCAGATCGCAGATGTGGACGCACAGGACTCCATCACGTTCACCGTCGACGAAGTGGGCGAGTACGTGTACTACTGCTCCGTGCCCGGCCACCGTCAGGCGGGGATGTGGGGTAAGCTGATCGTCGGCACGCCCACTGGCGATAGCGCGACCGGTGCGGACATCGTCCGCAATCCGGCGGACGTTCCCGCCCCCGTAGGCGACCGCGAGCCGCAAACGGTCCGCGTCGATCTGGTCGCCGAAGAAGTGATCGGCCAGCTCGCCGACGGTACGACCATGACGTATTTTACGTTCAACGGCCAGGTTCCCGGCCCGATGCTGCGCGTGCGCGTGGGTGACACGGTCGAAGTCCACCTGAGCAACGAAACCAGCAGCCAGTTTCCGCACTCGATCGACTTCCATGCGGCGACCGGGCCGGGGGGTGGGGCCGTATACAGCAACATCAATCCAGGCGAGACAGCCGTGTTCAGCTTCAAGACGCTGGCACCGGGGCTGTTCGTCTACCACTGCGCCACGCCGAGTGTTGCGCATCACATCGCCAGCGGTATGTACGGCATGATCCTGGTCGAGCCGGAAGGCGGCCTGGACCCCGTCGATCGCGAGTTCTACGTCATGCAGGGCGAGATCTACACTGAAGAACCGTACGGCACGCAGGGCTTCGTGCACTTCGATCATGACAAGATGCTGGCTGAAGCGCCCGAATACTTCGTGTTTAACGGGGCGGCAGCGGGACTGACGGCGGACGACACGGCCCTGCATGCCGCCGTGGGCGAAACAGTGCGTATTTTCTTCGGCGTCGGCGGGCCGAACTTCACCTCATCGTTCCACGTCATCGGCGAGATCATGGACCGGGTATACGACCAGGCGTCGCTCACCAGCGCGCCGCTGACCGACGTACAGACGACTCTCGTGCCGCCCGGCGGCGCGACGATGGTCGAATTCTCGCTGGACGTACCGGGGCGTTTCATCCTGGTGGACCACGCGCTGAGCCGCCTGGAGCGCGGGCTGGTCGGGTACCTGATGGTCGATGGCGACCCTGATCCGGCGATCTTCGACGGCGAACTCACCGAAGGGTCCGGTCACTAG
- a CDS encoding multiheme c-type cytochrome codes for MSDINPPAPTNRNWLSTGRILILGAAGVIVVLGLILVAIAVGETEGEEPARVDALASSDNECVECHRRTTPGIVQQYGMSSMAAAEVECEDCHEVDEDYPGAVEHEGTFVLRSPTAAKCETCHQAEVAQYNQSRHSIPAYVAMVGLEGLTEEEFALYHSIPEAQPAPNEMRNALFAIEGPAVTRFACESCHSVGAPAEDGSVGQCQKCHLRHEFSLEQARKPETCNACHIGPDHPQWEIYQESPHGIAYMTSGDTWNWDAEPGTLTVEDFPAATCAVCHMSGFGAAGTTHDVGERLTWYLFSPVSERRPSWEDNKVRMQNVCSECHNANYIDDFYTDGDALVESINQWVNESTAMLQPLKDNDLLTSTPFDEEIDFVYFELWHHWGRTAKFGAWMQGPDYTQWHGAYEMLSDLEELQAMVNEKLIAGGVITDDEIGPESRVVNDGTADAGLPGGAPESAPSVEATGEAPQDTNGAPQGMPAEPSGAATAEATEAGD; via the coding sequence ATGTCTGATATAAATCCGCCTGCTCCCACCAACCGAAATTGGCTCTCTACAGGGCGCATCCTGATTCTTGGTGCAGCCGGAGTCATCGTCGTGCTTGGCCTCATCCTGGTGGCGATCGCGGTGGGTGAGACCGAAGGCGAGGAACCGGCGCGTGTCGATGCGCTGGCCAGCAGTGATAACGAGTGCGTCGAGTGCCACCGCCGCACCACGCCGGGCATCGTGCAGCAGTACGGCATGAGTTCGATGGCGGCGGCGGAGGTCGAGTGCGAAGACTGCCACGAGGTAGACGAAGACTACCCCGGCGCGGTCGAGCACGAGGGCACGTTTGTGCTGCGCTCGCCGACGGCTGCCAAGTGCGAGACATGCCATCAGGCTGAAGTGGCGCAGTACAATCAATCCCGCCACTCGATTCCCGCCTATGTTGCGATGGTCGGCCTGGAAGGGCTGACCGAGGAGGAGTTTGCGCTTTATCATTCCATCCCCGAAGCGCAGCCCGCGCCGAACGAGATGCGCAACGCCCTGTTCGCTATCGAAGGCCCTGCGGTGACGCGTTTCGCGTGCGAAAGCTGCCATAGCGTTGGCGCGCCCGCCGAGGATGGATCGGTGGGGCAGTGCCAGAAATGCCACCTGCGCCATGAATTTAGCCTGGAACAGGCGCGCAAGCCCGAAACGTGCAACGCCTGCCACATCGGGCCGGACCATCCCCAGTGGGAGATTTACCAGGAATCGCCGCATGGCATCGCCTACATGACCAGCGGTGACACGTGGAACTGGGACGCGGAACCCGGCACGCTGACGGTCGAGGATTTCCCGGCGGCCACCTGTGCGGTGTGCCACATGAGTGGCTTCGGCGCGGCAGGGACCACGCATGACGTCGGCGAGCGCCTGACGTGGTATCTGTTCTCGCCGGTCAGCGAGCGGCGGCCCAGTTGGGAAGACAACAAGGTCCGCATGCAGAATGTGTGCTCGGAGTGCCACAACGCGAACTACATTGACGACTTCTACACCGATGGCGACGCGCTGGTGGAATCGATCAACCAGTGGGTCAACGAGAGTACAGCGATGCTGCAGCCGCTCAAAGACAACGATCTGCTGACCTCAACGCCGTTTGATGAGGAGATCGACTTCGTGTACTTCGAGCTGTGGCACCACTGGGGCCGGACGGCGAAGTTCGGCGCGTGGATGCAAGGGCCGGACTACACCCAGTGGCACGGCGCCTATGAGATGCTCTCCGATCTGGAGGAGCTTCAGGCGATGGTCAATGAGAAGCTCATCGCGGGCGGCGTCATCACCGATGACGAGATCGGGCCGGAGTCGCGCGTCGTCAATGACGGAACCGCCGATGCCGGGCTGCCGGGCGGAGCACCGGAAAGCGCCCCCAGTGTGGAAGCGACGGGCGAAGCGCCGCAGGATACGAACGGCGCGCCTCAAGGCATGCCCGCCGAACCGTCCGGTGCGGCGACTGCCGAAGCAACTGAGGCGGGAGACTAG
- a CDS encoding ABC transporter permease, with protein MNAFANHFRFGFRTGIRNVTLLALTYLIPLGLTVMMGFVLIDIDPAFGEMFIPLMVIIAILLATLMGLPEPLVKAREAGVFRNYKINGVPTLSLLSIPALTTIFHLVIVTLIFIVAAPPLFSASVPVDWLGFGVTFIATAFALAGLGVLIGVISASSQMTVLWAQAIFIPTMVVMWIPTSALPDAVSRVAQILPPTHAVNAFRGLAMGLTPEFDGLGSLVILAAGGVLAFGLAIYLFSWDSHNETRRGHPALALLALLPYVIGVILF; from the coding sequence ATGAACGCCTTTGCCAATCACTTCCGGTTCGGGTTCCGCACGGGTATCCGCAATGTTACGTTGCTCGCGCTGACCTACCTGATACCGCTGGGACTCACGGTCATGATGGGGTTTGTCTTGATCGATATTGACCCGGCATTTGGCGAAATGTTCATTCCGTTGATGGTTATTATTGCCATCCTGTTGGCGACGCTGATGGGTTTGCCCGAGCCCCTGGTGAAGGCCCGCGAAGCCGGTGTTTTTCGTAATTACAAAATCAACGGTGTGCCCACCCTTTCGCTTTTGAGCATCCCGGCGCTGACCACGATCTTTCATCTGGTGATTGTGACCCTCATCTTCATCGTTGCAGCGCCCCCGCTCTTCTCCGCGTCCGTGCCCGTCGATTGGCTGGGCTTTGGCGTGACCTTCATCGCGACGGCGTTTGCACTGGCCGGGCTTGGCGTGCTGATCGGCGTGATTTCGGCCAGTTCGCAGATGACGGTGCTGTGGGCACAAGCGATCTTTATTCCGACGATGGTCGTGATGTGGATCCCCACCAGTGCCTTGCCCGACGCGGTGAGCCGGGTTGCTCAGATCTTGCCGCCGACTCACGCTGTGAACGCCTTTCGCGGGCTGGCGATGGGTTTAACGCCCGAATTTGATGGGCTGGGGTCACTCGTCATCCTGGCGGCGGGCGGTGTGCTGGCCTTTGGGCTGGCGATCTATCTCTTCAGCTGGGATAGCCACAACGAAACGCGGCGCGGCCATCCAGCACTGGCGCTATTGGCACTACTCCCTTATGTCATCGGGGTCATCCTATTTTGA